The Macrobrachium rosenbergii isolate ZJJX-2024 chromosome 7, ASM4041242v1, whole genome shotgun sequence genome segment aCACTTCATTATGTGAccactatatacaaatatagaaacaaaattcaaatctACAGCTGCAGGGGAAATCTAACTAAAGAAACATGTTTGgttatgaatgaatatttgttGTAAATGAGGTTTCCATAGCAAACGCAAACATCTCTTATGACAATTAGGTGAATTTTTTAGATTGCTATCGTATAAtgtaatgtgttattttttcaccTGAAGGGTACAAGGTGCCAATTCCAATAAactttttacatacttttttaaATTCTAAGTATAATCTatgtacacaaaaatattaaattatatatttcaatagcTTTCAGAGGTACAAGAGGCGAGAGGTTGACacactatataaattatttcttaacTGATAAACATAAATATGCTACTTTCACCCGTAGTTTTGGCCAATTATAGACAATATTATTAGGCTTATTAAGAACTCATATGCAAAATGACTAGGCACTTGTAAAGCgtgctgctttcttttttttctaatcagaGCCAGACAATTTTGTGCAGCTAGAAGGTTATCATCTTGTTAATTAAGGGTGACGTTTCatatatggacttctcagaactaaaCTCaacctattaataataataacctattaataataatattccatcaGCTCCAACATTTAATCATCCTCTGAATCCTCAGAATCCGGTTCAAGGTCAGGTTCCTCCTGCTGCACTCCTTGGTTAGTGCAGGTCTGCAGCTTGCACATATCAGTACATGTGAGGCCACTGACCAGACATCTGCAATCAGGCACCTTGCAAACCCGTGAACACTTGCAAGCCAGTAGCTCCAACACCACTTCTGGTGCTGGCGCCGACCGTATCCAAAGAATCTTCAGCTTCCCATCTTCTTCAGTCCAGCCATGCTCACTGGGGCTTGGAATATTGGGCTTGGACTCCAGACAACATCTCCAGACAGCAGCCTGGAAGTTGGCTCTCTGTGTGTGTAGGAAGAGGCAGTCTCTGCATGGTGGCAGTTGGTTTGACTCTGCTTCCCCTCTCTTGGCACAGAAAAGCTGGTAGCGCAGCTCGTTAACACTGCTGCACCTGACGGTGCTGCTTCTGCTCTTGTTGCTCCTGCAGTCAGCATACATTGCACAGGTGAACTGCTCAAGCTTCTCAAAGATCTCATTGCCTAATTCCCAGAGTTGGCCCAGCTGCTTGAATGCATGGTTATTTGGGTCCTTCTTGAGTAGCATGCTAATAGCTTACCTTTACCAGCAAAGCAGCTAACAgagtcacatccagtgaatgcatgTAGGCCAATCAGGCTGTCGCAGAGCCACTGCCCTTGACTTTTTCCAATCTTGTTTATATCTGCGTATCAGGTGCGACTCTTTGTTCCAAACTTCTGGTATATAGAGACTTCCATGGTGCTGTGCATGGCAAGGCTAATGATGAAGACATCAGTGTCCTCTGAGGAAATGATGACTGCCTTATAGCCATCTCTCGCTCCATGCTGAGTATGAAGAAACAGGAGGGAAACAGGAGGGAATCAGCCTCTTCTTGTGTCTGTTACCTTGAAACAGTATTGGTCACATGTAATATAGAGAACCTTGTCCTTACCTTCTCTCTGTACTTGAGAGTTTCCACTCGCCTGTCAAGAACTTGATTAGAGAGGTCTTGTTTAAAGATCCAGACAGGAATTTCCTCCATTGCTGCACATGATTTCCACAAGCTAACTTCTTGTAGTGGAGAGCGTTGTCGGCACCTCAGTTGACTCTTTCAGCTTGTTTAATTGAGCTGAATtgttaaagataaaatacaatatcGATTCTTTTGCTTTGTCCTCCTCCATGAAGGATATGGGTAAAGGCCAGCTCTGCCACCTGTCCAAAAGTCTTGTTGCTTCCATTCAGTTTCTGTACCAAGCTCATCCCGTCAATGATGGTTGCTGATGGGGTTGGGATCTCTTCTGCTGCAGATGCATTTTTCTCTAGTTCTCTAGCAAGGACatacttgtttgttttccttaGCGTCCCATCGGTATTTGCCAATGCCCATGGCAATGGGCCTAGGGGGTGGGCAAGAACATCCTTCATGTTCACCTGCTGGCTTTCAGCAACCAAGATCATGTGGCTGAGTAAGTTCCTGTCTGCCTTCAGAACAATATCCTGTGAATTCTTGGACTTGCATTTGATAATGATGTTGGCAGAAGTCTTCAGGCTTTGCTTTTTCAATTTGCCATAGAATTCCTCATGCTGGTCCTCATCTAGCCTTGCTTTGAATTCTTGGTATGCTGCTTCTCCTACTGCATGAGCTCTCAGTAAGTCTCTGCTGACTTCAGGAGGTGCTACAGTGCCAGTGGACAGGCTGAGCAGGTCTTCCTCTTCTGGAGACATGGGGTTGAGCCAGCTATTTTCCATCATGTCTATCAGGGCCTCTACATCCCACTCATCCTTCTTCTGCCGTTCAGTTTGGAGATCAGGATGAATTAGATTTGAGCTGCTCCCTCCTGTCATTTTTCTTAGTTGTCTAAGGTATTGGCTTCTGTACTCCTGTGTAATGTAATACTTTCTGAGGGCTCCTGGTTTGAGACTAAAGCCTTTGTTCCCCCAGCAGTCTGCATATCCTTGTTAACTGTCTCTTCAATAGTTTGGTCCACAGGAATACGGCCAAATGGATTCACTGACCCCAGCTGCACAGAGAATTTTCCTGCCATAAACTCAGCGTGAACATTTGGGTGTGTTATAGGTAGTTGGTTCCATCTGAGCTAAGTAGTATGACCAGTACCTAGCATAGCCTAAGAGGATCTCCACAACATCTATGTATGTCACCCAGAATGCTGCGAGTCCACTGCCATGTCTGAGCAACTCTGTGTAGGCTGTTCCTCAAGGCAAGGTGATTCAAGATACACATGCAAGAGGGGTTCTTCAGGATCTGCTCCTGACCATTTTGGGAGATGTCCTTGGAAAAGATGTCATCGACTTGTAGAGACTCCTCCAGATGTACCATGTTGTCAGTGTTTGTAGTTTCTAACCAGGGCAAAAGCCCCTTCCACACTAGGAGCAAAAGGGCTTCATAGACCAGCTTGTGCAGTTGTGCTGCTCGGTTGTATTTCCTGCCCTCCATGATGCCCACAACTGACCCTTGTGCAACTACCCCAGACTCAACACACAGATCACAGAGCCCAGCATCTTGAAAACGCTTCCCGACGATTGCTAGAAAAGTGCAGATGGTATGAAAGCACCTGTCCTGATGATGATGCTGCTGAACTGTTTAGGGTGCTTCCAGGTGATCTTGACAGCCTTTCTCTCGCAGCATGCGGCTCAGCATCCAAACAAGATTCTTCTCCCTGGCAACCTTGGTCTCCATGTCAGCAACAACTTCAGTGGTCTTGGTCATCAGTGGGCCTGCCCGTTGCCTGGTGTTGTACGTTGGCAGCATCAGCGGAGGTGCATCAATGCTCCTCTTCTTTGTTCTAGCCACAGTAGGCCTGGGTTGGTCAGGGACCAGGACTGTTATCTTTTCCTGCACAGCAATGCCATTCACCCTGTGTGACGTACCTTCACCACTCAGCGTTTCTTCTAGACAGTCAATGTTGTCCCATGCcaaggttgtgaagagactagGAAAAATGTTGCTTGGCAGTGTAGGACCACCTCCTGATGTAGACAACTTCTGCATGCATAGGGCAGTGTCAGTCTCCTCCATCTGTGAGTATGCAACACAATGTCCAAGGCAGTTGAGGATGCTTATCAGCTGAACATTACCTGTCAAAGACTTAACACTGAAGGACAGGGCAGTGTTTGGGTGGCTTGACTTTGCCACGTGTCACTGCATACACTATGTCCTGGCCAAATGATTGCATGAGACACTGAACTCTTGGGGTTACACTGTCAATGCTGTCAGGGTCGTTGGAGCCTGTAAGCAAGATGCGCAAGAAATACAATAAGGATTCTGGAATAATATCAGATTTGACACTCTCTATTTCTAGTGGCCAGGATTGGTTGATATCTTTGGCTTTGGCCTTGATGTCAGCCCTAAGTTGCTTAGCAGTCTTTGTTTGGAGTTCCTGGGCATCACCTCTGGACAGGGTCTTCAACTGTTTCTTTAGAGACTAGTTTTCCCTGACAAGCTCCTGCACTGTTAAATTGTCTGGATAGATGAGAAGTTTGCCATTATGATCTGGGATGATGTGAAGAGAACCACCAAACTCGGTCTCAATCCTTTGACACATGTGCTTTTTGATGGAGTCCAGTACTTTATCCACACCAAAGTTCTTGAATGATGCTGCAAGTTTAGAGGTAATATCAGTCATCATCAGAACCTTTGGGTACCGAAAAGCTCCTCATGGATGTAATGAAAGAGTTCACTGTATGACTGACTAACAGccacctcatatatatatcttcatcttcATGGGCACTAGCACTAAGAGCACCCTCCTGTTGTGAAGTTTCACTGCATGTGCACAATCAGTAGCAGGACATGTGGTAGTGTGCTTCAGTGGCCACAATATCTCTGCTAACAATGCCAAGAATTCTGCTGTCCAGTTTCTTTGTGGCAGCATTCCTGATCTTAGCATCAGCTCTAAGTTCTCTGCACTTCACTAACACTTCTCGGATCTTCTGTCGTTTggcgtatttgttttttttctgacaaaatatacaatttgCTTCATATGTTCTTGAGGTGGATGGGCTTGCAAGACCAACCCTTACGTGAGTGCCACTGGTAGTCTCCTTTTTTGTGCAATGATGCCAGCTAGTGCTTTCTTCATTGTGAAGATGCTACAACATTTCCTGTGATAATTGAGATCTGAGACCTCTCCTTCAGGAGTGTCTTTAGCTAATTCCAGTATGGGGTCATGTTGCTGCATTTGAGCTGCCCAGAGGAGAGTGTTCCAAGAGTCGACAGACTTACGGTTCCGGACAAGGGTTTTCAGTGTCCGCCATCATTCAACACTTTCACCTGTAACAGTTAACAATATGGATTAAGGAACATAACCTGGTAAGGTTGAGATGTAAATAACATCAAGATCGggatttctgtaaaaaaagaaatttttagttttttaccttttagaagtcaatatataaaatttgaagaaaaaaaaataagattcagaATAAGAATCATCACCCTACAATCTCATCTCTATGACATTTTATCAAGAAAGTACTTGTTTTAGTGTTATTGAACGAAATATAGCCagaaaatgcatttttgtttattttgtggatAACATGCCTTCAACTTCCGGCTTCATTTGCACACGAATTTTGACACATAACAAAAAAATGCATAGAAGCAAATCTGTGCAGAATTTAATTTGCTAAATTATTAGTCTCTATACCCTTCATGTACTCGTGTACAGTGCACCGTTTtcttgaaacaaatgaaaataggaaaaaaattacccTACGAAAATGAGTTTTTCGCAAAAATAAGCCACAAAGCTAACAACATAGAAAGGCTATCATtccatattttactttcattgatgcaacaaacaaaatggCACAAGTAAAGTTTTGCCACCTAGGATGGTACCGATATCTGGTCTGGCCCATGGACTAATATTTATGGAACAACTTAGAAGTCCCAGAACTGCACACTCTTGCACTAATCACTTGATCACCTTGCAATGGAAACTCCGGAGGTTTCATACTGTAATAAAGTTCACATGCTTTGTTTACGAAGTGCTGCACGCTTAGAAgaggttcttctctctctctctggttttactGAAGCATTTTGCACATTTTGTGCTTAGCAAAAGTCATTAAAGGTTTTCTGAAGCAACATTTCACACTACATACTTTTCTGGAGGTGCCTTGCATGTTTTAAAGCATCATTCTCTATGGAATGAGGTCTTGGATGCTCGGCACAGGGATTAAAAACCTCTCTCAGCATGTTCACAGTTAAATTCTCAACTCTAAAGGTGTCCACTTGTAATGTTTTTATAGGTGTTCAGTTGTTCCATGGTAAAGGATATTTGGATCTTAGGTTGTAAGGGTATGAAACTTGAGGTAAATCTTTTggtgtaaatatatttgcattcatCACTAAGTTGTAAAGTGAATTCTAGGATATTTTTTGTGGTAAATTTTGAGTAATTCATGTTTTGTAATGGCATAGAGTTGGGAGTTTTGTCTTATCTTAATATTTAAGAGAGGAGACGTTTTAAGTATACTTTAAAATGAGAACTGGAGCAGTCTCTAAAAAACAAACACTAGCCTGTAAACCTGATCagtttaaagaaaactataaatttttgCTCATTATTAAGGGACGGAGGTTGAAGTACAGGAGCCCtcatatatgtttgcatgtatgtactgtctaaggagaaaactggaaagATTGTAGTTAGGCAActggaaaaaactaaaatgaaggacTCCATGGAGTCAGCATTGCAGTGCCCCAAGGAGGGAGAGGTCCTCAGCAGCAGGCAACCAGTCAGTTACCAACTTTGAAACTGACCCAAAGGGCTGTTTTCTGAGCTGACAGCTAATTGCTGAGATGGAAAAGTCCTTTTATACTTTCCTTGTGCTTTCTcactttttttccaattttctgttattactgaaaaatgtttagaccatttcaaatgtcaaaagagaatttttatgtgCAGGAAGTCCAAGGTGGATGTGATAAGGTTACTCTTGATACAATCCTTAGCCTATGTTATGGTTGCATTTGTACTTAATGAAAAACTTGCTTGGCATATTTTTGTGTCATATGATCAGGCCAAAATGTCCCTAGTTCAATTTTCTATGAATAACCTGCATGAAAATCAAATTTTGATACATACTGCAGTTCTGTATTTCGCTTTCATGCAGGATTTTTCCCACAACTTGTTACAGATCTTGAGTCTTGTATTGAATCTCATGGAAAACAAGAAACCTGATGCAAAAGACCAGTGATTATGATGTCTATATTTTCGAGTAtgttaacttttgttttcttggttttgtAGCTGTCAGGGTTCTCTCCTTAAAGCTGTGTATAAATTTGCTTATAAACATTTGTGGATACAGTTACCTGATTTGTcttcagagatatttatataaaaaatttacttgtttcttttggaTTATTGACTCAAATTGCTTTATATAGTATAATACAAAAGTTCTCTATATTCACTGATGTGAGGTGCCTAAGTAATGGTGTTAcggtgtgtatgttttttttttttttttgccattttgttCCTGGGAGAATACCACTGATTTGAGACTTGATTTTAGTGCTTAGTGGATCTTTTAATGTATAACTTGTGTGGCCTTTTCATTGGTCCAAAAGGGTCGTGGACCCATGGTGACCTAAGAAATCACTGAAATGTTAAGTGGTTTTACAGTAACTATACCTGATCTTGAAGACACTGGTCATGATGTAGGTTTGATATTTTCTTGAGTTTTACACTGATGCACAATTTATCTTTATAATGCCAGTGGGTTTAGGAAGCCTGCTGACCATATGCAGTTGAAAATTATTATGTGTTTTTGTATCATGTTGGTTTGTATCTTAAGTACATGCTCGTGATGCCTTGGGATAGCGAAGTTTTGGAATATGATAAAAATCTCTGATGTTTATTGAGTAATGCTGTGAATAAGCTGGGTTAATGTTAAGAGTTGTGCTTCATGTTTTCATAGTTtgtaatatgacatttttataataaaataaagttttataatatgacatttttataataaaataaagttttatatatacttaccaaataattacaataGTTTCTACTGTacacagcagctcaaaattcgaaattcgcagtagcgctcttttgttttggatgtaggtatactgccccgcccactattggggaagaataggtacaatgtagctaaggagctcaattcgtttatgctctatgtccatgagaggggaggaaggagggctccgatcatgtaattatttggtaagtatatataaaactttattttattatgtcatttttatataagcaacttaccaaataattacatagctcaatcccacattgattggaggtgggatgaatggacatatactaccccaaaaaaactctgatatggagaagaatttggaatagaacattagctagcatcttgaaatgcttgttgtaaccttgtCCAGGTGAGGGAGCAATGGGAGATGGGTAATGCCTCTGGTTGTAGCTCCTCTTGACCTGTAGCGGCATGGCAGTAgaactgtaaagtcaccacaacgccgtcagcggagtctccttcGGATGCGACATtcattaagtctccgctgagcaagttttctttggtgacttcccactttcttcaccACACAATTCGCTACGcttaacgtgccaggtcacgcattttctaccatttaaactttacatgtatttgttcaactgtcataaattatgtatcttgtgtttctttattcacaggcatcaagattatatccatattggaattctgtatgtttttgtattgtaaattgtacttgctcgctgtatattaatattaattgtttttgacctctcgctgtatattaatattaattgtttttgacctcaggtcacactcaatctcatagtcttccgcggttcggcgccagtcggcagctatataaactgcctgaatgtgtaataaaccagcagtaacttttacctgctcatttcttttgcatctcttacagtggtgaccccccggagtatcccggagccattagcggaccgacacggcgactcagCTTTGGCTCCAGGAACTCTCCAACGCTCTTAGTGGACTAAACacagcgctgtaaccagcgtttgagcgtgccgactctcgtcggcaaaatcaccagcgtcactaacggactcacacggcgcatGGAAGTGTGTTTTGACACGaataccccactccagtaagagggcaaagagcgagcatggatgcgGACATCCCCTCCTTCGTGCAGTCAACTgcggacctcgcggactcggaggtctaccttcctcccatctcacccgcgccCGTCCCCacaccgaggccctcccgcacctccacacccatgcccgcgccccgaacactccatggccTGGCAACACAGTCGCGGGCTGCCCTGTCCACAAAGTTGCCTCCGTtcatacaggggaacccaacgatgtggctgcatagggtcgagagccacttcagggtagTGCATCCGACAGACGAAATTCTGCAGGCCGACACGGTCCTtaacgccctcctggaggaggtatacagaaaactcgtctcgcgGGTGTCCAGCGCACACCCCCTCAAATACAACGTCGCGAAGAAAGCCCTCCTCGAAACGTGCTCCCTACCAATCGCCGAGCAGACCGCCCGCACCATCGACCTCACAGTCAACCCACTGCATGACCTCAACGCGGTAGATGCATGGAGCATGGTCGAGGACCTCCTTTCACTACCAGACTTCGATGGCAGGAAAAAGCggcaggaaataagcctgtcgcgggagatctaccttcgccagctcctcccggaggtccgcacccaaattcctcacccctacaccatgcccctcgacgACCTCATCCAAACGGCGCAGCACCTCACGGACTGCGTGAAGGCCACGCAGCGGCTAACAGCGCCCACACAGTCAGTCAGCTCCGTCCAGCAGGAAGAAGAAACGGAGCAGGGCGTCAACGTCGTCGCCAGGAGACGTCCACCGCCCCACAACAGATGGAGTTCCCCGGGCCTGTgccgctaccacaagtggttcggcaaagacgccggaaactgcctgccgccctgctcgttcgcccgttcaaaaaataggggtggcggcggccagcaggacaaaccgccatggcaaccgaaaaacccaggggcccaggaccagtaggcttctatgtccgcgacaccgtctccggcaggatgatgctggtcgacacaggggcctttagatcgatcttcccagcatccaggaaggaccgcaaccagaaaccagacccAGCCGCcttcctgacagccgccaacggataccccatcctctcctacggcaccaggcccctgttgATCTTCATCCtgggccagaattactcctgggacttcattgTCGCGGATGTagggaccccactcctgggtgctgacttccttgcgcacttcggcctgctagtcgacgtagggcgtaagcgcctcctcgacactgactcctgccggtctctcccgttgacagcgggacccaaggcacccaccatctgctccgtcgccccccaccagtacgcacacctgctGACGGAGTTTCCCGAAGTGTTCAAGCCCGAactccgccaagtccccggggccccagccaaacatggcatataccatcacataACAACTAAAGGCCCCCCTACACATGCGAAGTTCTGAAAGCTTCCCCCATGGCGCCTTCAGGAGGTGAAGaaggcattcgcagagatggagcagatgggaatctgcaaaaaggcctccagtccgtgggcctcccccctccacatggtgcagaaaccggatggctcctggagaccctgcggtgactacaggcatctcaacattgcaacggagcccgaccactaccccttgccgaacatgcaagacctcacggcctcctttcacggagccaaggtattcactaaattagaccttctaaaatcatactttcaggtacccgtcgcaccagaggatataccaaagaccgccatcatcacgccgttcgggtcctatgtgttcaccttctccaccttcggattgaggaatgccagggcgaccttccagcggctcatggacagcatcttggggacctgaagttctgcgtctgctacgttgatgacatcctcatattttccaggtctcacagtgaacaccaaaagCACATCCGGCCAGTCCTGCACCGCCTccaagagaatggcctcgtcgtgcgttttgacaaatgcaccttcggcgtccagaaagccgacttccttggccacgagatatccccggcagGCATCTgcccactcacatcaaaagtagcagccgtcaccaggttccccacccccacctccgtcaaggccgtccaggagttcctcgggatggtgaacttctacaggcggttcatccccggggtcgcgcacaccacggcccccctgatggaagttctcaaaggccaaccaaagtccctgtcttggggacccagccagcagcaggccttctccctgacgaaggccaccctcaccgaggcaaccgccttggcacaccaggatcccaaggctcccctccagctgacaacggacgccagcaacgtcgcctgtggtgctgtcctggagcaggtcatcagtggcgccccccagcccattgcctttttcagcaagaaattcaaccccgcagaaacccgctacagcaccttcaacagggaactctgcgaGATCTACCGCGCAgtccagcacttcaagttcctcctggaggggatgcccttcacaatattcacggaccaccagccattggttcacgccttcactaagcagggggacgcatggtcttccaggcagcagcgccacctctcagccatcaccgaattcacctgctccgtcaggcacctccccggcaggaaaaatcccgtagcagacacCCTTTCCAGAGTCGAGCtgaatgcagtgcagctcggggtaaactacaaagacctcgccagggaacaggccactgacccagaaaccccagcctaccgcaccgccatcacgtcccttaagtggcaggacgtgaccctcgcccccaggggcccaagtctcctctgcgacatcagtacgggtcagccccgccccttggttccagcctcacgccgccgccaggtattcgacatcattcacggcctcccacatccctctggcagaactacggccaagctgctgtcaaagaagttcatctggcacggggtacagaaggacgccacgtcctgggcgaaacagtgcctgcagtgccaaaccagcaaggtgggtcgtcacacacAGTCCGGgataggcgagttcccgcagccagagcgccgtTTCGGCCACATTCATGTCGCCATCgttgggccccttcccccattAGGCGGGTCAGATACCttctgacggtggtagaccgctcaacaaggtggcccgaagccacaccgatgcaagaagccaccgccagcgcatgcgccgaggccctgctttccagttgggtcagccgcttcggcgtcctggaccacatcacaactgacaggggccccgctttcctgtccgagttatggtccgccctggctcagctgctgggaaccacgcatcacaccaccacggcatacaacccggcggccaatggcctggtcgagcggttccacaggtccctgaaggcatccctcatggcccgctgcactgccgaggactggaaacatcagctgccgtgggtcctcctcggtt includes the following:
- the LOC136840366 gene encoding uncharacterized protein; this encodes MTGGSSSNLIHPDLQTERQKKDEWDVEALIDMMENSWLNPMSPEEEDLLSLSTGTVAPPEVSRDLLRAHAVGEAAYQEFKARLDEDQHEEFYGKLKKQSLKTSANIIIKCKSKNSQDIVLKADRNLLSHMILVAESQQVNMKDVLAHPLGPLPWALANTDGTLRKTNKYVLARELEKNASAAEEIPTPSATIIDGMSLVQKLNGSNKTFGQVAELAFTHILHGGGQSKRIDIVFYL